From Bacteroidota bacterium, the proteins below share one genomic window:
- a CDS encoding cold shock domain-containing protein translates to MEKGKVKFYNSAKGFGFICDEKTGEDIFVHATGLRADIYEGDVVTFELTQGKKGMNAIEVQIAQ, encoded by the coding sequence ATGGAAAAAGGTAAAGTAAAGTTTTACAACAGTGCCAAAGGATTCGGTTTCATCTGTGACGAGAAGACGGGCGAAGACATCTTCGTTCACGCCACGGGATTACGGGCCGACATCTATGAAGGCGATGTTGTGACGTTTGAATTAACGCAAGGAAAAAAAGGTATGAACGCGATCGAAGTGCAGATCGCTCAGTAA
- a CDS encoding sulfite exporter TauE/SafE family protein, producing the protein MELWVIACFGLIAWMNAAVGHGGASGYTALMVLAGFAQVIIRPVALELNLLVSALATWHFFRAGYFRKRLFLSLILLSVPMAYLGSLTVLPDRIYKVLLGCCLLISVVRIAIPMGHSEHNATRLLPTWLACIIGGTLLAPIKSGFLDTARIFFARRVAVGCSAQTTVAVKFHGIWI; encoded by the coding sequence ATGGAGTTGTGGGTCATTGCCTGCTTTGGATTGATCGCCTGGATGAACGCGGCGGTGGGGCATGGCGGCGCCAGCGGGTATACGGCTTTGATGGTGCTCGCGGGCTTTGCGCAAGTTATCATCCGGCCGGTCGCGTTGGAATTGAACCTGTTGGTGTCGGCACTTGCAACCTGGCATTTCTTTAGAGCGGGATATTTTCGAAAGCGCCTTTTTCTATCGCTCATCCTCTTATCGGTTCCGATGGCTTATCTCGGTTCGCTGACCGTGTTACCCGATCGGATCTACAAAGTATTGCTGGGTTGCTGTCTGTTGATCTCGGTCGTCCGGATCGCGATACCGATGGGGCATAGTGAGCACAACGCGACGCGTCTGTTACCAACCTGGCTTGCGTGCATCATCGGAGGGACCCTTCTAGCACCGATCAAATCCGGATTCCTGGACACTGCAAGAATTTTTTTTGCAAGACGAGTTGCCGTGGGTTGTTCGGCACAAACTACGGTTGCTGTCAAGTTTCACGGAATCTGGATCTGA
- a CDS encoding Crp/Fnr family transcriptional regulator, whose translation MGPSELQIFNANKVLLSYGPGELIFKENLAPTGLFVVFTGKVKIFKSTPDGKEKIVRLGQEGALLGYRSFLSEELYSATATAIDEVVLCYLPKQALISLISHNPDIAFRLMKVLAKDLREAEHSNANAFQRSARERLADALLRLQQIFGVEAPQQKIKVRLSREEIASLAGLSRETATRVLSEFNKEGFVRIFGKEIAIVDSAKLHRIARSEFPPNV comes from the coding sequence ATGGGACCTTCGGAGTTGCAAATATTCAATGCAAACAAGGTGCTGTTATCTTACGGGCCAGGGGAGTTAATTTTCAAGGAAAATCTTGCGCCAACCGGATTGTTTGTGGTTTTTACCGGCAAGGTCAAGATATTCAAGTCAACACCTGATGGGAAGGAAAAAATTGTGCGCTTGGGCCAAGAGGGTGCATTGTTAGGATATCGGTCATTCTTATCGGAAGAACTGTATAGCGCTACGGCTACTGCGATCGATGAAGTGGTTCTTTGCTATCTCCCCAAGCAAGCATTGATTTCACTAATTTCACATAACCCGGACATCGCATTTCGCCTGATGAAAGTACTGGCGAAAGACCTAAGGGAGGCTGAACATTCGAATGCAAATGCTTTTCAGCGATCTGCCAGAGAAAGGTTAGCCGATGCGTTATTACGATTACAACAGATTTTTGGTGTTGAAGCTCCGCAACAGAAGATTAAGGTGAGGCTCAGCCGTGAGGAGATAGCGAGTTTGGCGGGACTTTCCAGGGAGACAGCTACCCGTGTATTGTCTGAATTTAATAAAGAAGGATTTGTTCGGATTTTCGGCAAGGAGATTGCCATTGTAGATTCTGCGAAATTACACCGGATTGCTCGATCGGAGTTCCCGCCTAATGTGTGA
- a CDS encoding alginate export family protein: MYFRKLSSFIIVVINLITHDVALAEGGIGVQAEFIQRGEFLNGYGKPAGSNAEYAAFIGQRARLKFNYQSERLRFYVALQDIRTWGSSTPNKLSDGFLSVHEAWTELSIGDRLKLKFGRQELNYDDGRFLGNADWALQARAHDLAAFQYSKEGFALHGGFAFNQEKQNQLQGNFYSITGQYKIAQYLWLNRSVNRLKFGFLFWNDGEQFLSIDNDSTRHEKVLYSQTLGLPILGYSVGAWNVSGFAYWQTGKTANDKALEAFDLGGEIVYQLKQERIGKEPRKFRFILGSEILSGNSQFSTKQHRSNAYNPLFGTNHKFNGYMDYFYVGGRHVNSVGLWDSYLKGVFEYSPSGFVGLSVHRFLAAEDVRNPQAGHMDEKMDRYLGMESDLTLGFIINDQFSLQGGCSIFLAEETMKALTGDIKASTSNYWAYIMMLIRPGNKVKFTGLRM, encoded by the coding sequence ATGTACTTCAGAAAACTTTCCTCATTCATTATAGTAGTAATAAATTTAATCACGCATGATGTCGCGTTGGCGGAGGGCGGCATCGGGGTTCAAGCAGAGTTTATTCAGCGTGGGGAGTTTCTAAACGGTTATGGTAAACCAGCCGGTAGTAATGCGGAGTATGCAGCATTTATAGGACAGCGAGCCCGATTGAAATTCAATTACCAATCGGAACGTTTGAGGTTTTATGTTGCGCTTCAGGACATTCGAACTTGGGGAAGTTCGACGCCAAATAAATTATCGGACGGTTTCTTGTCTGTTCATGAGGCGTGGACTGAGTTAAGCATTGGAGATCGATTAAAATTGAAATTTGGCAGACAGGAACTTAACTATGATGATGGGCGATTTCTTGGCAATGCTGATTGGGCATTACAGGCAAGGGCACACGATCTTGCGGCCTTTCAGTATTCGAAAGAAGGATTTGCACTTCATGGTGGCTTTGCATTCAATCAGGAGAAGCAGAATCAATTGCAAGGTAATTTCTATAGTATTACTGGGCAGTACAAAATCGCTCAGTACTTATGGTTGAATCGTTCAGTCAATCGATTAAAATTCGGATTTCTGTTTTGGAATGATGGCGAGCAATTCCTGAGCATTGACAATGACAGTACACGACATGAAAAGGTGCTGTATTCACAAACGTTGGGATTGCCGATATTAGGCTACAGTGTTGGTGCTTGGAATGTTTCAGGTTTTGCTTATTGGCAAACAGGAAAGACAGCAAATGACAAGGCTCTGGAAGCATTTGACCTGGGAGGTGAGATTGTATATCAATTGAAGCAGGAGCGGATCGGCAAGGAGCCACGTAAGTTTAGATTCATTTTGGGTTCGGAGATTCTATCGGGCAATAGTCAATTCAGCACAAAGCAGCACCGATCCAATGCCTACAATCCACTGTTCGGGACCAATCACAAGTTCAATGGATATATGGATTACTTCTATGTGGGTGGAAGGCATGTGAACTCTGTCGGACTGTGGGATTCCTACTTGAAGGGGGTTTTTGAATACAGCCCATCGGGATTTGTCGGGCTATCCGTACATCGATTTTTAGCTGCGGAAGATGTGCGAAATCCGCAGGCAGGTCATATGGATGAAAAAATGGATCGCTACCTGGGAATGGAGAGCGACTTAACTCTCGGTTTTATTATTAACGACCAATTTTCTCTTCAAGGGGGATGTTCAATTTTCCTTGCTGAGGAAACAATGAAGGCCCTGACTGGTGATATAAAGGCTTCGACTTCAAATTACTGGGCTTATATCATGATGCTGATACGGCCGGGTAATAAAGTTAAGTTCACCGGATTGAGAATGTAA
- a CDS encoding molybdopterin-dependent oxidoreductase codes for MDTNRRKFLKKSLLSGLGTVMLSQMPFSGFSEAFTFFDPLDIDNPLARYPSRDWEKTYRDLWNYDDEFTFLCAPNDTHNCLLKAHVKNGSLIRIAPSYGFSEAKDLQGNQASARWEPRCCQKGLALARRFYGDRRAKYPLIREGYLKWITRGMPRGKDGTIPPEYLINRGKEAFVRISWDDAFKYAAMALANIAETYNGKSGQKKLQMQGYDPLMVEATEGHGVEVLKFRGGMAPLGVTRIFGMNRLANSFALLDDYFNKKGAEGSHAARTWDSYAWHTDLPPGHPMVTGAQTVDFDLACTEYAKHIVVWGMNWITTKMPDAHWLTEARLKGAKVTVIACEYSATANKADYLLVVRPGVTPALALGFAHVIINEKLYDKDFITRFTDLPFLIRQDNQKILKPGDFLANYESVNASRYMEVLKSGEKPKHTLKQGVPFVSEELAREWGDFVIWDEEKQKTAVVTRDDYGKFMLEKGLRPALEGRYKVKLLDGDEIEVRPVFDLMKEYVLENFDPVTVEELTWAPQEGIRTIAREIARNNGTTLIANGMGPNQFFNNDLKDRAIFFLASLTGNIGKPGGNVGSFAGNYRGAYFTGLPYYIAEDPFNIQLDPMKPSKVKKYFHYESAHFFNNGDRILRMGKKNMTGKTHMPVPTKSIMVSNGNSLLANAKGHYENVVNTYPKIEFISVLEWWWTGSCEYSDIVFPVDSWAEFKYPDITMSVTNPFLYVFPRTPFKRIFDTKGDIEVLAGVAKAMGDLTGDGRFADYFRFVHENKPEVYLQRILDNSQGTKGYRFEELEQQAMKGIPALLMTRTYPKYVGMEQSQEEKQWYTKSGRLEFYRDEPEFIEAGENMVVFREPIDSTFFEPNVILGKEHPCIMPDEPQKYGVDPKDISTDTRQARNIRKPWSELKLTHHPLQTVDKDFRFVFHTPKFRHGAHTTPVDTDIIAVWFGPFGDMHRRDKRKPFVTELYIDINPADAQSLGVEDGDYVWIDADPSDRPFRGWQLQKNGEAYELARLMARARYYPGTPRGVTRMWHNAYGATYGSVKGNKDNPTGLAKNETTGYQALFRRGSHQSCTRAWLKPTLLTDSLVRKNNLGQGIGKGFEIDVHGATGNPRESFVRISLAERGGLGGQGLWEGAEKGMRPSYEDSDFLTFLKGDFIK; via the coding sequence ATGGACACTAACAGGAGAAAATTTCTAAAAAAATCCCTGCTTTCAGGGCTGGGCACGGTGATGTTGTCCCAAATGCCTTTCAGCGGCTTTTCGGAGGCATTTACTTTTTTCGATCCACTTGACATTGATAATCCGCTTGCACGATATCCCTCACGCGACTGGGAGAAAACCTATCGTGATCTGTGGAATTATGATGATGAGTTTACCTTTTTGTGTGCACCGAATGATACACATAATTGTCTTTTAAAAGCGCATGTAAAAAACGGTTCACTTATCAGAATCGCTCCAAGTTACGGTTTTTCAGAGGCGAAGGATTTGCAAGGCAATCAGGCTTCGGCACGGTGGGAGCCGCGTTGTTGCCAAAAGGGCTTGGCTCTTGCCAGAAGATTCTATGGTGACCGGCGTGCAAAGTATCCGCTTATCCGAGAGGGGTATCTGAAGTGGATTACCAGAGGGATGCCGCGCGGGAAAGATGGGACTATCCCTCCGGAGTACTTAATCAACCGGGGTAAAGAGGCGTTTGTCAGGATTAGTTGGGATGACGCATTTAAATATGCTGCAATGGCGCTTGCCAATATCGCAGAGACATACAATGGAAAGTCGGGTCAGAAGAAGTTGCAGATGCAGGGTTATGATCCATTGATGGTAGAAGCCACCGAAGGGCACGGCGTGGAAGTGTTGAAATTCAGGGGTGGGATGGCTCCGTTGGGAGTGACCAGGATATTCGGCATGAACCGGCTTGCGAATTCGTTTGCCTTGCTCGATGATTATTTCAACAAGAAAGGTGCGGAAGGTTCGCATGCAGCCCGCACATGGGATAGCTATGCCTGGCATACAGATTTGCCTCCTGGGCATCCGATGGTCACCGGCGCGCAAACAGTCGATTTCGACCTGGCATGTACAGAATATGCCAAGCATATTGTGGTATGGGGAATGAATTGGATTACCACCAAAATGCCTGATGCGCATTGGTTGACAGAGGCCCGCTTAAAGGGAGCCAAGGTGACGGTGATTGCTTGTGAGTACAGTGCAACTGCTAATAAAGCGGATTATTTACTGGTGGTACGACCTGGCGTAACGCCAGCATTAGCTTTGGGCTTTGCACATGTGATCATTAACGAGAAATTATACGACAAGGACTTCATAACCCGGTTTACCGATCTTCCATTTCTGATACGGCAGGACAATCAGAAGATACTAAAGCCTGGAGATTTTCTCGCCAACTACGAGAGTGTCAACGCCTCCCGTTATATGGAAGTACTCAAGTCTGGCGAAAAGCCAAAGCATACCTTGAAACAGGGAGTTCCATTTGTGAGCGAGGAGCTTGCAAGAGAGTGGGGTGATTTTGTCATTTGGGATGAGGAGAAACAAAAGACTGCAGTAGTTACCCGCGATGATTACGGGAAATTTATGCTGGAAAAGGGCTTACGGCCTGCCCTGGAAGGCCGATACAAGGTGAAGCTCCTGGATGGGGATGAGATAGAAGTTCGCCCCGTGTTTGACCTGATGAAGGAATATGTGTTGGAGAATTTTGACCCCGTAACGGTTGAGGAGCTTACCTGGGCGCCTCAGGAAGGTATACGAACCATTGCGCGTGAAATTGCCCGGAACAACGGGACAACACTGATTGCAAATGGTATGGGGCCGAACCAGTTTTTCAATAATGACCTGAAGGATCGAGCGATATTTTTCCTGGCATCTCTCACCGGAAATATCGGTAAGCCGGGGGGGAACGTAGGTTCGTTTGCCGGTAATTACCGGGGTGCATACTTTACCGGATTGCCATATTACATAGCGGAAGACCCCTTCAATATCCAGTTGGATCCTATGAAGCCATCCAAGGTGAAAAAGTATTTTCATTATGAATCGGCGCACTTTTTCAACAATGGGGACCGCATACTCCGTATGGGGAAGAAGAATATGACCGGCAAGACTCATATGCCGGTTCCGACGAAATCAATCATGGTCTCGAATGGTAACTCGCTGCTCGCGAATGCTAAGGGTCATTATGAGAATGTCGTAAATACCTATCCGAAGATCGAGTTCATCAGTGTGTTGGAGTGGTGGTGGACGGGTTCATGTGAATATTCGGATATCGTTTTCCCAGTGGACAGTTGGGCAGAGTTCAAGTACCCGGATATTACCATGTCCGTTACGAACCCCTTTTTATATGTGTTTCCTCGAACTCCATTCAAGAGGATATTTGATACTAAGGGAGACATTGAAGTGTTGGCGGGCGTTGCGAAAGCGATGGGGGATCTGACGGGTGATGGCCGCTTCGCCGATTATTTCCGCTTCGTTCATGAGAATAAGCCAGAGGTGTATCTGCAACGAATACTGGATAACAGTCAGGGCACGAAAGGTTACCGATTTGAGGAGTTGGAACAGCAGGCCATGAAGGGGATTCCGGCCCTCCTGATGACACGGACCTATCCAAAGTATGTTGGGATGGAGCAGTCTCAGGAAGAGAAGCAATGGTACACCAAATCCGGCCGATTGGAATTTTATCGAGATGAACCAGAATTTATCGAAGCCGGCGAGAACATGGTGGTATTCCGCGAACCAATTGATTCGACTTTCTTTGAGCCTAATGTGATTTTAGGAAAGGAACATCCTTGCATTATGCCAGACGAACCCCAGAAATATGGAGTTGATCCAAAGGATATTTCAACTGATACGAGGCAAGCGAGGAATATCAGGAAGCCCTGGAGCGAGTTAAAGTTGACGCATCACCCTTTGCAGACGGTAGATAAAGATTTTCGATTTGTCTTCCATACTCCGAAGTTCAGGCACGGAGCGCATACTACCCCGGTTGATACCGATATCATTGCAGTCTGGTTCGGGCCATTTGGTGATATGCATCGAAGGGACAAACGGAAGCCGTTTGTTACCGAGTTGTATATTGATATCAATCCGGCCGATGCTCAATCTCTTGGCGTCGAAGATGGCGATTATGTTTGGATTGACGCGGATCCGAGTGATCGGCCATTCAGGGGGTGGCAATTGCAGAAAAATGGAGAGGCATATGAGTTAGCGCGATTAATGGCGCGTGCACGATATTATCCAGGTACTCCCAGAGGTGTAACACGAATGTGGCACAACGCATACGGTGCGACGTACGGTTCTGTGAAGGGAAATAAGGACAATCCGACAGGATTGGCAAAAAATGAAACAACTGGGTATCAAGCCCTTTTCCGCCGAGGCTCCCATCAGAGTTGTACGCGAGCCTGGCTGAAGCCTACTCTACTGACCGATTCACTTGTAAGAAAAAATAATCTTGGACAGGGGATTGGGAAGGGATTCGAAATTGATGTACACGGGGCTACCGGTAACCCGCGGGAGTCGTTTGTCAGAATATCGCTCGCCGAGCGTGGAGGTTTAGGTGGTCAGGGGCTTTGGGAAGGGGCAGAGAAAGGAATGCGGCCTAGCTATGAGGATTCCGACTTCCTGACTTTCCTGAAAGGGGATTTTATTAAGTAA
- a CDS encoding dehydrogenase, translating to MAQVNNSQLKRKMEYPYEEAKPRRQIAYVFDTNKCIACQTCTVACKTTWTAGRGEETIFFNNVETKPYGGYPLRWDVNLLRELKNQRWSADGSYEGSTIFEQTAPGERVRGWRPAERDYAYPNIGEDEVVGMLEKGAFFNGMHGSWMFYLARICNHCSYPACLAACPRKAIYKREEDGIVLIDQSRCRGYKECVKACPYKKTFYNMVTRVSEKCIGCYPLIEKGEQPRCVTTCIGKIRMQGFMEAAKEPRKDNPIDMIVNIRKVALPLYPQYGTQPNVYYVPPIHVPGDFLLQMFGPSVKQAVETYRNIHDDRELLAAFLLFGNTTKIIHSYRAEEHFAVGYNELGDEVVRVPYTEPVHVRAYYDEKIGTYRHNTP from the coding sequence ATGGCGCAAGTGAACAATTCGCAGTTAAAGCGAAAAATGGAATATCCATACGAGGAGGCCAAACCGAGGAGGCAAATTGCTTATGTGTTCGATACCAATAAGTGTATCGCCTGTCAGACGTGTACAGTAGCGTGTAAAACCACTTGGACGGCTGGCAGAGGGGAGGAGACGATTTTTTTCAATAATGTGGAGACTAAGCCATATGGCGGATACCCTTTGCGTTGGGATGTGAATCTGCTGCGAGAGCTTAAAAATCAGCGGTGGTCGGCAGACGGATCGTACGAAGGTTCTACAATATTTGAGCAGACGGCTCCCGGAGAACGCGTACGGGGATGGCGACCAGCCGAGCGGGATTATGCTTACCCCAATATCGGGGAGGATGAGGTTGTTGGAATGCTTGAAAAAGGAGCTTTCTTCAACGGAATGCATGGATCATGGATGTTTTATCTGGCCAGAATCTGTAATCATTGTTCATATCCAGCCTGTCTTGCTGCTTGCCCGAGAAAAGCGATCTACAAACGGGAGGAGGACGGCATCGTATTGATTGACCAATCACGATGCAGAGGATATAAGGAATGCGTGAAAGCGTGCCCATACAAAAAGACTTTTTATAATATGGTAACACGTGTTTCTGAGAAGTGCATTGGTTGTTATCCTCTGATTGAAAAGGGCGAACAGCCAAGATGTGTAACCACCTGTATCGGAAAGATCAGAATGCAAGGCTTCATGGAGGCTGCAAAGGAGCCCAGAAAAGATAACCCGATCGACATGATTGTAAATATCCGGAAGGTCGCTTTGCCGCTCTATCCCCAATATGGTACGCAGCCGAATGTTTATTACGTGCCGCCGATTCATGTTCCAGGAGATTTTCTACTTCAGATGTTCGGCCCATCAGTAAAACAAGCAGTGGAGACTTATCGAAATATACATGATGACCGGGAGTTATTGGCGGCATTTCTGCTATTTGGAAATACCACGAAGATTATTCACAGCTATAGGGCCGAGGAACATTTTGCCGTTGGTTACAATGAACTCGGTGATGAGGTTGTTCGTGTCCCGTACACTGAACCAGTACATGTAAGAGCTTATTATGACGAAAAAATAGGGACTTACCGGCACAATACGCCCTGA
- a CDS encoding c-type cytochrome, whose translation MKNRVFHLLILLLLQALASTAQKSGEQIFTTTCVACHSIGKGKVVGPDLVNVGERRSQSWLIRFIRSSQAMVKNGDAVAVKLFNEFNKIPMPDQALSDIEIKSVLTYIKSKSKPATSSGTSKIAGKTVNPVTVNKPKSTGVKQDAVKRVTAWDTSSIVIHSKKMDGPIQAKDISAVSWEQAEAVVVPVSPQQITYPNLPVASISDLKVKSLYFGNWVAFLITWADSTRDVFVDADLFCDQLAVQLPVDGSSIPSYMMGNSGGKVHIIHWKGIWQEDCERGFRDVLDAHPNLWVDVYPFQEGELDRSKRIYAKDITAEHIVESQSFNNLPGTYSKNPVSSIMRKEPVEEANATGFGTLATQETQQAKGWGKWENNQWTVCLVIPVNTGNINKAKFTEITKVSFAVWNGSKQNIGGRKHYSSWVDLTLK comes from the coding sequence ATGAAAAACAGAGTCTTTCACTTACTTATCCTGCTCCTCCTCCAAGCATTAGCTAGTACCGCTCAAAAAAGTGGAGAGCAAATATTCACAACTACCTGTGTTGCGTGCCATTCGATAGGCAAAGGAAAGGTGGTAGGGCCGGACCTCGTGAATGTTGGCGAACGACGTAGTCAATCATGGCTGATCAGATTCATCCGCTCTTCACAAGCGATGGTTAAAAATGGTGACGCGGTCGCTGTAAAGCTCTTCAATGAGTTCAATAAAATCCCGATGCCTGATCAAGCCCTTTCGGATATTGAGATTAAATCAGTGTTGACATATATTAAGTCAAAGTCTAAACCCGCCACTAGTTCCGGAACTTCCAAGATTGCCGGGAAGACGGTGAATCCGGTGACGGTCAATAAGCCAAAATCTACCGGAGTAAAGCAAGATGCTGTCAAACGGGTTACGGCATGGGATACTTCTTCGATCGTCATCCACTCAAAGAAGATGGATGGCCCCATTCAGGCGAAGGATATCAGCGCTGTTTCATGGGAACAAGCCGAAGCAGTAGTTGTGCCGGTTTCACCACAGCAAATTACCTATCCTAATCTACCGGTTGCGTCAATAAGTGACTTGAAGGTTAAAAGCTTGTACTTTGGTAATTGGGTGGCGTTCCTGATAACGTGGGCGGATTCTACCCGAGATGTATTTGTAGATGCTGATCTTTTCTGTGATCAGTTGGCGGTTCAGCTGCCTGTAGATGGGAGTAGCATTCCAAGCTACATGATGGGAAATTCCGGGGGCAAGGTGCATATCATTCACTGGAAGGGTATCTGGCAGGAGGATTGTGAACGAGGTTTTCGGGACGTGTTAGATGCTCATCCGAATTTGTGGGTGGATGTTTATCCATTTCAGGAGGGCGAATTAGACAGAAGCAAGAGGATTTATGCAAAGGATATCACTGCCGAGCATATTGTAGAAAGTCAAAGTTTTAATAATCTCCCAGGAACATACTCGAAAAATCCAGTATCGTCGATCATGCGAAAAGAACCGGTAGAAGAAGCAAATGCGACTGGTTTCGGTACTTTAGCAACGCAAGAGACTCAGCAGGCAAAAGGTTGGGGTAAATGGGAAAATAACCAATGGACAGTTTGTTTGGTGATTCCTGTAAATACCGGAAATATCAATAAGGCCAAATTTACTGAAATTACTAAAGTGTCCTTTGCTGTATGGAACGGCTCGAAGCAAAATATTGGCGGTCGTAAACATTACAGTTCTTGGGTGGACCTCACTCTTAAGTAA
- a CDS encoding molecular chaperone TorD family protein has protein sequence MENEDKNVVASDMYRLLSQAIAYPDAERHERVREMLLSLDSVDLPDRKWTDIVRKLRLLHPDATTLQTEYSRVFIQGGLAITESHVLSRYNAVSEVSAFYAAFGLSPKSGETPDSLMYQLEFAAVLKLKESLARDKESASVTREIFSGFLTGHLTEFAGKFNEMMQNGDALPYYKTLTESILAFVEADSLLYNSVTQ, from the coding sequence ATGGAAAATGAAGATAAGAATGTTGTCGCATCGGACATGTATCGACTCTTGAGTCAAGCGATTGCCTACCCGGACGCTGAGCGTCATGAACGAGTGCGTGAAATGCTACTATCATTAGATTCGGTAGACCTGCCTGATCGAAAATGGACAGATATTGTGCGAAAATTAAGGCTTCTGCACCCGGATGCGACTACTCTGCAGACAGAATATTCGAGGGTCTTTATTCAAGGGGGATTGGCGATTACCGAGAGTCATGTCCTTTCAAGATATAATGCGGTAAGCGAGGTGTCTGCCTTCTATGCCGCATTCGGACTCAGTCCAAAGTCTGGTGAAACCCCGGACTCGCTAATGTACCAACTTGAGTTCGCTGCGGTATTAAAGTTGAAGGAGTCTCTGGCTCGAGACAAGGAATCGGCATCCGTTACGCGAGAGATATTTTCTGGATTTCTAACCGGTCACCTCACTGAATTTGCTGGAAAATTCAATGAAATGATGCAAAATGGAGATGCATTGCCTTATTACAAGACACTGACTGAGTCGATTCTCGCTTTTGTTGAAGCTGATTCCCTACTATATAATTCTGTCACCCAATGA
- a CDS encoding twin-arginine translocase TatA/TatE family subunit produces the protein MLIWGLPQGPELLLILAGILLLFGGKKLPELMKGLGRGISEFKKAKDGDDDQPDSKAH, from the coding sequence ATGTTAATATGGGGCTTGCCACAAGGACCTGAACTCTTGCTTATTCTTGCGGGTATTCTGCTATTATTCGGAGGTAAAAAACTGCCGGAATTGATGAAAGGGTTAGGGCGAGGGATTTCCGAGTTCAAAAAGGCTAAAGATGGTGATGACGACCAACCCGACTCCAAGGCTCATTGA
- the moaA gene encoding GTP 3',8-cyclase MoaA, with protein sequence MTTNPTPRLIDRFGRVHDYLRISLTDACNFRCVYCMPAGKQGCKIRPTTMTRDDILTFARTFVQLGVKKIRLTGGEPLFRADVGTIVQDLSGICSELSLTTNGFFIDKYLEVLLSAGIRSLNVSLDSLKSERFKLLTGRDYFALVWRNIGLLLKHQVNVKLNVVVMRGVNDDEISDFVELTRHLPIHIRFIEFMPFAGNSWSSNKVVRSEEILEQVGTKYPIKKIPDGLNDTTRKYQIPGFCGTIALIGTLSNPFCGTCNRLRLTADGRLKNCLYSASEVDLLSAMRNGVDIVPLIQNAVLNKAHQTGGQLSTDMSKISTDLLVNRQMVMIGG encoded by the coding sequence ATGACGACCAACCCGACTCCAAGGCTCATTGACAGGTTCGGAAGGGTACATGACTACCTTCGAATCTCCCTGACCGATGCATGCAATTTTCGGTGTGTCTATTGTATGCCTGCCGGGAAGCAGGGGTGTAAGATCCGTCCGACAACTATGACTCGCGATGATATTCTGACATTTGCCAGAACCTTTGTGCAGCTCGGGGTAAAGAAAATAAGACTAACCGGTGGGGAACCCTTGTTCAGAGCGGATGTCGGTACTATCGTCCAGGATCTTTCCGGAATTTGCTCAGAGTTATCGCTGACAACGAATGGTTTTTTTATTGATAAATACCTTGAAGTTCTCTTGTCAGCTGGAATTCGTTCCCTCAATGTTAGCCTTGATTCCTTAAAAAGCGAGCGGTTCAAACTACTTACGGGACGCGATTACTTTGCGCTTGTTTGGAGGAATATTGGTTTACTGCTCAAACATCAAGTTAATGTAAAATTGAATGTTGTTGTCATGAGAGGTGTTAACGATGATGAAATAAGTGATTTTGTTGAACTAACCCGACATTTGCCGATTCATATTCGATTCATTGAGTTTATGCCGTTTGCCGGGAATTCCTGGAGCAGTAATAAAGTTGTCCGAAGCGAGGAAATCTTGGAGCAAGTTGGCACCAAGTATCCAATCAAGAAAATTCCTGATGGACTGAATGATACTACCCGTAAATATCAAATTCCCGGCTTTTGCGGGACCATTGCCTTGATAGGCACGTTGAGTAATCCATTTTGCGGAACTTGTAACAGGTTGCGTTTGACTGCGGACGGAAGGTTGAAAAACTGCTTGTATTCTGCGAGTGAAGTTGATCTGCTTTCCGCAATGCGGAATGGGGTGGACATTGTTCCCTTGATTCAGAATGCCGTACTGAACAAGGCCCATCAGACCGGAGGGCAATTATCCACCGATATGAGTAAAATAAGCACCGATTTATTGGTGAACAGACAGATGGTAATGATTGGAGGTTAA